One segment of Pyricularia oryzae 70-15 chromosome 3, whole genome shotgun sequence DNA contains the following:
- a CDS encoding peptidase, with the protein MKILSALPGAALLLATKSTVTVAAAKPDLDRSVSLRADWMYLTRDIADPAQWSHGGKRLHYRKTIDDGFAFVEVFSDSLRRRDPFDAIKLASALTEATGTTHEALKPAFQTFTYGSDNDDSTILVSVGGSNWMCTIGEGGGAESYRCSQPPSRPGNRPRGFGVVRDLKVPANNPPRISPNGLWEAFVQQDNVVLRAAGSTGTPTRLSNDGTADDFYDPETIVWSPDSKKLVVYRVRPGFAREVVRVEAAPTLQKQPKVHTQLYPKPGDDIDQEQPVLFHVGEQLGSIEIESKLFPTPWQLSWPVWRRDSSEFVFDYQQRGHSQARVIAVDGVTGTPRAIVTEDADTFVYADRRYRYDIGDGSQEMLWISERDGWRHLYLVSTPDGTMEQITKGDWLVRDVLGVDQVKRLIWFSANGIDADEGRDPYFKHVFRVSFNGSDLTRLTKVDASHEVVFSPDMSLYVDTYSRVNLATISELHRADGSLVEVLETGDISRLSAAGFRAPEVFVAKGRDNMTDIWGLIVRPHDYDPSRAYPVIENIYAGPHDSFVPKTFWPFGYHSGGDKVIGMQAQADLGFIVVQMDGMGTANRDKAFHDVAWKNLADSGFPDRILWHRAVAAQDPSYNLSGGVGIYGASAGGQSSLNALLFHGDFYRFAVAYAGCYDNRMDKISWNEQWLGWPVDESYAAASGVDHAGKLQGQILLISGEQDSNVDPASTMQVVDALVREDKNFELILIPGGEHTVGRSTEPIGYVQRRQFEFFVRKMLGETSR; encoded by the coding sequence ATGAAGATATTATCGGCTCTCCCAGGAGCTGCGCTTCTCTTAGCTACGAAGTCGACGGTCACGGTCGCAGCAGCCAAACCCGACCTCGACAGGTCTGTCTCGTTGCGGGCCGACTGGATGTATTTGACGCGCGACATTGCTGACCCAGCCCAATGGTCGCACGGCGGAAAGCGCTTGCATTACCGCAAGACCATCGACGACGGCTTTGCATTCGTCGAGGTCTTTTCCGATTCTCTCAGGCGCCGCGACCCCTTTGATGCTATCAAGCTTGCCAGCGCCTTAACCGAGGCGACTGGAACTACCCACGAGGCACTAAAGCCAGCGTTCCAGACCTTTACCTATGGCTCCGACAATGACGACAGCACCATACTGGTGTCCGTCGGAGGGTCAAACTGGATGTGCACCATTGGGGAAGGAGGAGGGGCAGAATCGTATCGGTGCAGCCAACCACCCTCGCGGCCTGGAAACCGACCTCGTGGTTTCGGCGTCGTGCGTGATCTCAAGGTGCCCGCCAACAATCCTCCACGCATTTCTCCCAACGGTCTCTGGGAAGCGTTTGTGCAACAAGACAATGTCGTGCTGCGCGCCGCTGGTAGCACTGGCACTCCCACCCGCCTCAGCAACGACGGCACTGCAGATGACTTTTACGACCCTGAGACGATTGTCTGGTCACCCGACTCGAAAAAGCTCGTCGTCTATCGTGTTAGACCTGGCTTCGCCCGGGAGGTTGTCCGCGTCGAAGCAGCACCGACTTTACAGAAGCAGCCCAAAGTGCACACTCAGCTCTACCCCAAGCCGGGCGACGACATTGACCAGGAACAGCCGGTGCTTTTCCATGTAGGCGAGCAGCTTGGGAGCATTGAGATCGAGTCCAAGCTGTTCCCTACACCGTGGCAACTCTCGTGGCCCGTCTGGCGCCGGGACAGTTCCGAGTTTGTGTTTGATTACCAGCAGCGTGGCCACTCCCAGGCACGCGTGATTGCTGTGGACGGCGTGACCGGCACACCCAGGGCAATTGTGACCGAGGATGCTGACACCTTTGTCTACGCCGACCGTCGCTATCGCTACGATATTGGCGATGGTAGCCAAGAGATGCTCTGGATCTCGGAGCGCGATGGCTGGCGCCACCTATATCTCGTCAGCACTCCCGATGGGACCATGGAACAGATCACCAAGGGCGACTGGCTGGTGCGCGACGTGCTTGGGGTTGATCAGGTAAAGCGCCTCATTTGGTTCTCTGCCAACGGCATCGATGCAGACGAGGGCAGGGATCCGTACTTCAAGCACGTCTTCCGGGTGAGCTTCAACGGCTCAGACCTAACGCGTCTCACCAAAGTCGATGCCTCTCACGAAGTCGTATTCTCGCCAGACATGTCACTCTACGTCGACACATACTCCCGCGTTAATCTTGCCACCATCTCGGAACTGCATCGTGCCGATGGGTCTCTGGTAGAGGTTCTGGAGACGGGTGACATTTCCCGGCTGTCGGCTGCCGGCTTCCGGGCCCCAGAGGTCTTTGTCGCCAAGGGGCGTGATAACATGACCGACATTTGGGGCCTGATAGTACGCCCTCATGACTACGACCCGAGCAGGGCCTACCCCGTCATCGAGAACATCTACGCCGGCCCGCATGACAGCTTCGTCCCCAAGACATTCTGGCCCTTTGGTTACCACTCTGGAGGTGATAAGGTCATTGGCAtgcaggcgcaggccgacctCGGCTTTATCGTTGTTCAGATGGACGGCATGGGTACAGCCAACCGCGACAAGGCCTTCCACGACGTCGCTTGGAAGAACCTTGCCGACTCGGGCTTCCCGGACCGCATCCTTTGGCATCGCGCCGTGGCTGCGCAGGACCCTAGCTACAACCTCAgtggcggcgtcggcatTTACGGCGCCTCCGCAGGCGGGCAGAGCTCTCTCAATGCGCTGCTCTTCCACGGCGACTTTTACCGCTTTGCCGTCGCCTACGCTGGCTGCTACGACAACCGCATGGACAAGATTAGCTGGAACGAGCAGTGGCTCGGGTGGCCAGTCGACGAGAGCTACGCTGCGGCGTCGGGCGTCGACCACGCTGGGAAGCTCCAAGGTCAGATCCTGCTTATTAGTGGCGAGCAGGATTCCAACGTGGACCCGGCTTCGACCATGCAGGTTGTCGATGCGCTTGTGAGAGAGGATAAGAACTTTGAGCTAATTCTTATTCCGGGGGGTGAGCATACCGTTGGTCGCTCGACAGAGCCAATTGGTTACGTACAGCGGAGACAGTTTGAATTTTTCGTACGTAAAATGCTAGGCGAGACGTCCAGGTAG
- a CDS encoding cation-transporting ATPase pacS codes for MGSGCCSGGDCGGGQDTPGPTPPRHDGPSIESVQANKNNNNNNINNNNNDRNDEEDDQGCCGTEGCDGDKASRGFLEAADATAADDCDDETCCAADNASIAPSTKTLECCNTNEEHCDEKCIIAAAAAECEKTCDDDSAHDAASGHEHVHDQDGRHGTACNSHLAKAFEQYSAYLETARCICRSILERGLPAAACCNEQSQQTKLASSHKDKAKKHSKNKHGHTHGADGAHAETTAHGLHKHGHYGMKHRAKATKKTTVDHHHHHRHNDQSIGQVKEVDEESDCCGSEHDIHTAQPFVEKHGAGLSSVRQGERDVEKDAAGLEHISLVVDGMTCSGCGSKMERTLKASSAAVGSVRVNFVMGSAEFSLDPSHGVKAEEIIRIVERGTGFRCARMSDGDQTIDVLVASVQASTALSELQLPGVTQVVSVDKKRMRLTYDPAVVGPRTLLEKIGELSSGLAPNDDPSVSSGRKRLYDQLTKTCVAAVLTIPVLVLAWGKESVHVEPLTSAAVSIALATLVQMVAVPDFYKPAISALVHSGSVEMDMLVVISITAAYVYSLVAFGFRVAGRPLETEEFFETSTLLITLVLLGRLVAAFARMRAVAAVSLRSLQASTALLVGQKGEAPETEMDARLLQYGDRFKVLPHSTVPTDGIVTSGVSEVDESMLTGEAVPVPKERHNTVVAGTVNGSGTLVVQLTRLPGKNTVTDIAKLVEEAANSKPKIQDVADRVAGWFVPVVTVTAILATIVWIIVGIKVRSFPADRAVADAVTYAVAVLAISCPCALGLAVPMVLVVAGGIAARGGVVIKSAESTERARKVTDVVFDKTGTITESELDITEDEYPLNHLVTKADAAAIARAVASGNKHPVSVAVAKHLEKHTAADLTDVHVVPGFGIEAKYKGLVVRAGNPHWTQTESHSTVARLQDQGMTIFAVSLADTPIAFYSLRTRLRVDAAAVVKQLQRRGISVHLVSGDQKRAVEAVAAQVGIPQSNVASQYTPAQKREYVAQLMAPASQQTQMQNQKQQPKVVMFVGDGTNDAVAVAQADVGVQLAAAGASGGSKGASAAASEVTRGAADVVLLSGLGGVLFLLDISRSASLRMKFNFAWSAVYNVLAILLASGALVAVRIPPAYAGLGEIVSVLPVIIAAATMFAAKKGCADGS; via the exons ATGGGATCTGGCTGCTGCTCTGGGGGCGACTGCGGAGGTGGACAGGATACACCGGGTCCTACCCCACCTCGTCATGACGGGCCCTCGATCGAGTCTGTACAAGcaaacaagaacaacaataacaacaacatcaacaacaacaacaacgaccGAAATGACGAAGAGGATGATCAAGGCTGCTGTGGCACCGAAGGCTGCGACGGCGACAAGGCTTCTCGTGGTTTCCTGGAAGCAGccgacgccaccgccgccgacgatTGCGACGACGAGACCTGCTGCGCTGCCGATAACGCGTCCATTGCTCCATCCACCAAAACCCTCGAGTGCTGCAACACCAATGAGGAGCATTGCGACG AGAAATGCATtattgctgccgccgccgcagagtGCGAAAAGACATGTGACGACGACTCTGCTCATGACG CTGCCTCGGGCCATGAGCACGTTCACGACCAGGACGGCCGACACGGGACTGCCTGCAACTCGCACCTCGCCAAGGCCTTTGAACAGTACAGCGCCTACCTGGAGACAGCTCGCTGCATCTGCCGCAGCATCCTCGAGCGCGGTTTGCCTGCGGCTGCCTGCTGCAATGAGCAGTCGCAGCAAACCAAGCTTGCATCCTCGcacaaggacaaggccaagaagcacAGCAAGAACAAGCATGGTCACACTCACGGGGCAGACGGCGCCCACGCCGAAACCACGGCCCACGGCCTGCACAAGCACGGCCATTATGGTATGAAGCACCGTGCCAAGGCTACTAAAAAAACCACTGtcgaccaccaccaccaccaccgtcacAATGACCAGTCAATTGGTCAAGTCAAAGAGGTCGACGAGGAGTCCGACTGCTGCGGCAGCGAGCACGACATCCACACCGCACAGCCTTTTGTTGAGAAGCACGGTGCCGGCCTGAGTTCTGTTCGTCAGGGGGAGAGAGATGTCGAAAAGGATGCCGCTGGGCTCGAACACATTTCCCTGGTTGTCGACGGCATGACCTGCTCCGGGTGCGGCAGCAAGATGGAGCGCACCCTCAAGGCCTCTTCGGCAGCCGTCGGCAGCGTCCGTGTCAATTTCGTCATGGGCAGCGCCGAGTTCAGCCTGGACCCCTCACATGGCGTCAAGGCCGAGGAGATCATTCGAATCGTCGAGCGCGGCACCGGCTTCCGCTGCGCCCGCATGTCCGACGGAGACCAGACCATCGACGTCCTGGTGGCCTCGGTCCAGGCCTCCACTGCGCTGTCTGAACTCCAGCTCCCAGGTGTAACGCAGGTCGTCTCGGTCGACAAGAAGCGCATGCGTCTAACTTATGAtcctgccgtcgtcggccCGCGGACGCTGCTGGAGAAGATTGGCGAGCTCTCGAGTGGGCTGGCTCCGAATGATGATCCATCCGTGTCCAGCGGCCGCAAGAGATTGTATGACCAGCTCACAAAGACATGCGTCGCTGCCGTTCTTACGATTCCGGTGCTTGTTCTTGCCTGGGGAAAAGAGAGCGTGCATGTCGAGCCCCTTACTAGCGCGGCAGTGTCGATCGCCCTGGCCACTCTGGTGCAGATGGTTGCGGTGCCCGACTTTTACAAGCCTGCAATCTCTGCCCTGGTCCACTCTGGCTCGGTAGAGATGGACATGCTGGTTGTTATTAGCATCACCGCCGCCTATGTCTACTCTCTTGTGGCTTTTGGATTCCGGGTCGCTGGCCGCCCGCTCGAGACGGAGGAATTCTTCGAAACGAGCACTCTGCTCATCACCCTGGTGTTGCTTGGCCGCCTTGTTGCTGCGTTTGCCCGAATGCGAGCCGTGGCCGCCGTGTCTCTGCGATCTTTGCAGGCCTCGACAGCGCTTCTCGTGGGACAAAAGGGCGAAGCACCCGAGACGGAGATGGACGCCCGTCTGCTCCAATACGGCGATCGTTTCAAGGTCCTCCCGCACTCTACCGTGCCCACCGATGGCATTGTGACAAGCGGCGTCAGCGAGGTTGACGAGTCCATGCTTACCGGCGAGGCGGTGCCGGTTCCCAAGGAGCGGCACAACACCGTTGTCGCCGGTACTGTCAACGGATCCGGAACGCTTGTGGTCCAGCTCACGCGATTGCCGGGCAAAAACACGGTTACCGACATTGCCAAGCTTGTCGAGGAAGCTGCAAACTCAAAGCCCAAGATCCAGGACGTGGCTGATCGCGTGGCTGGTTGGTTTGTCCCCGTCGTCACCGTAACCGCCATCCTTGCGACCATTGTTTGGATCATCGTAGGCATCAAGGTGCGCTCGTTCCCGGCAGACCGGGCAGTTGCCGATGCTGTCACGTATGCCGTCGCCGTCCTCGCCATCTCCTGCCCTTGTGCTTTGGGGCTCGCTGTTCCCATGGTCCTCGTGGTGGCTGGCGGCATTGCTGCTCGCGGCGGTGTGGTCATCAAATCAGCCGAAAGCACCGAGCGCGCCCGCAAGGTCACCGACGTCGTGTTTGACAAGACGGGCACCATTACCGAGTCCGAGCTTGACATAACCGAAGACGAGTACCCCCTCAACCATCTAGTCACCAAGGCAGACGCTGCCGCCATTGCCCGTGCGGTCGCCTCTGGAAACAAGCATCCCGTCTCCGTCGCGGTGGCCAAGCACCTGGAAAAGCATACCGCGGCGGATCTGACAGACGTGCATGTGGTACCGGGATTCGGCATCGAGGCCAAGTACAAAGGCCTCGTCGTGCGCGCTGGCAATCCGCACTGGACCCAGACTGAATCGCATTCGACGGTCGCCCGCCTCCAGGACCAAGGCATGACCATTTTTGCCGTTTCCCTTGCCGATACTCCGATTGCTTTCTACAGTCTTCGAACCCGTCTTcgtgtcgacgccgccgccgtcgtgaaGCAGCTACAGCGTCGTGGCATCTCGGTGCATCTCGTCTCGGGCGACCAGAAGCGAGCCGTCGAAGccgtggctgctcaggtcggCATTCCCCAATCCAACGTCGCGAGCCAGTACACTCCCGCCCAGAAGCGCGAGTACGTCGCCCAGCTCATGGCTCCGGCTTCCCAGCAGACGCAGATGCAGAACCAGAAGCAGCAGCCCAAGGTTGTTATGTTTGTAGGTGATGGCACCAATGACGCCGTCGCCGTAGCGCAAGCCGACGTGGGTGTACAATTGGCAGCCGCGGGCGCTTCTGGCGGGTCCAAAGGCGCTTCGGCGGCCGCCAGTGAGGTCACCCGTGGTGCCGCCGACGTGGTCCTTCTCTCGGGCCTGGGCGGGGTTCTCTTTCTGCTCGACATTAGTCGCTCCGCCTCCCTCCGCATGAAGTTCAATTTTGCATGGTCTGCCGTTTACAACGTCTTGGCCATCCTTTTGGCCTCGGGTGCGTTGGTTGCGGTTCGCATCCCGCCTGCCTACGCGGGATTGGGCGAAATCGTCAGCGTACTTCCCGTCATTATCGCGGCCGCGACCATGTTTGCTGCCAAGAAGGGCTGTGCTGATGGCAGCTGA